The genomic DNA CACTTGCTTTGAAAAGTGCGGAAataccaataaaataatattttttctatttcaaaatataaaatattttaaaaaagttttttttatttcatagtataaactatttttaaatttatatataactttaaattagtttaatattttatattatacagtttattaataattgattgaatattttaaaagtaattatttattaaattatgtatttttactcaaaatatatgttataactAAACATCTCGAttataaatatctaattctatttatttttattttctttattaatgtAAAACATTAATACTGGTGGATAACATTAATGGACATTTTCCAGAGGTTGTATTttatattaccttttttttataaacggGTGGTTGACgtaatttatttatacttttttgaATTAAATGATTTGGAAGTGCGAAATTATCTCCACTGGGCTTTTTTACTTAAAAGCCTTCATTTATAGGCCCATTTATGATACTTAAGAAGTGAGATTAGATTCATAATAATTTGGGTTATATTAACATAAAAGAGCGCGTATGTGGTATGTATGTATAGTACGGAACggctctctttgtttttttttttttttttNNNNNNNNNNNNNNNNNNNNNNNNNNNNNNNNNNNNNNNNNNNNNNNNNNNNNNNNNNNNNNNNNNNNNNNNNNNNNNNNNNNNNNNNNNNNNNNNNNNNNNNNNNNNNNNNNNNNNNNNNNNNNNNNNNNNNNNNNNNNNNNNNNNNNNNNNNNNNNNNNNNNNNNNNNNNNNNNNNNNNNNNNNNNNNNNNNNNNNNNNNNNNNNNNNNNNNNNNNNNNNNNNNNNNNNNNNNNNNNNNNNNNNNNNNNNNNNNNNNNNNNNNNNNNNNNNNNNNNNNNNNNNNNNNNNNNNNNNNNNNNNNNNNNNNNNNNNNNNNNNNNNNNNNNNNNNNNNNNNNNNNNNNNNNNNNNNNNNNNNNNNNNNNNNNNNTTTTTTTTTTCCGAGTCACGCATTTGTGGTTACTTCACTATTTCCGGTGACTGGCCAATTCGGCGAGCTGTATTGGTTTACCAACGATTACGGTGGAAAAAATTCTAGGGTTTTCTGATCGGAGAACTGggtttttctcttctctctttagaagctctggattcttttttttttttcttttaaagaagAAGCTGGATTCTGGGTCGAACAAAatcgattcttttgttttggctgTCCAACAAATTTCAGGTAAGTAAGCGAGACAAAATGttgcaaaaaaatttcagtcttttgcttctatttcttttttcctctcgTTACAATAGGGTTCCAACTTTCTAACTtagatttgctttcttttgttctttgaatgCCCTTGAGTTGAGTCGACTGTGTTATGTGAATCTGTGTAGTAACTTGTGAGACTAGGTTTGGTTGATGTGGTAATTGCTTTGTGTGTGTGAATCAACCATTCCTGCTTGATTTAAAGTTTCTACCTTTTGGATACTTTAGGCAAATTCAACATCAGGCTTTTAGGTTATGAAACTGTGCGTTGAGATTTAACATTTGCCACGATTTCTACTTCATTAATAATGTTAGAATTCGACCGAGTGTGatcattttcatgttttctttcttcttcctttctcaaATGCTTGTTTCAGGATTGAATACATTTATTATAGCCTGCTAAGTTGAATATGACGAGGAACAACACGAGGAAGTCTGCCCTCGCTAACACAATTGTGAACAAGGAAATCATTGTGATTGAGTCAGATACAGACACAGACACAGATGAAGTTGGTGCTGGAATGTTGGCTCTTTGTGGTGTAGGGAATGCACCAGGGGATGATACTTTAGCTAAGAACCCAGAGAAGTCTGATGTGGCTAAGACCATTGTGAAGAAGGAAATAGAGATGGAATCAGACATAGATGAAGTTGGTCCTACAATGCTGGCTCTTTGTGTCCAAATGGATGAATTAGGGAATGGTTCATTAGTTAAGACCCCCGAGAACTCTGCTGTGGCTAAGACCATTTCGAAGGAGAATATGATTGAGATTGAGTCGGACACAGACACAGATGAAGTTGGTGGTAGGATGCTTGCTCCTTGTGGTGCCGAGAATGCATCAGCGGATGATGTTTTAGCTAACAACCCCAAGACTTCTGCGGTGTTTAAGACAATTGTGACGAAAGAAATAGAGACTGAGCCAAGCATAGATGAAGCTGGTGGTCGATCGCTGGCTCTTGGTGAAGTGAATGCATCAGGGGATGATACTTTAGCTAAGAATTCTGCGGTGGCTAAGGCCATTGTGAATCAGGAAGTTATTGAGATTGAGTCAGACACAGACGCAGGTGAAGTTGGTGGTAGAATGCTGGCTCTTTGTAGTGCCGAGGATGCATCAGGGGATGATGTTTTAGCTAAAAATCCGAAGAAGTCTGAGGTGGCTAAGACAGTTGTGAAGAAGGAAATAATTGAGATTGAGTCAGCTACAGACACAGATACAGATGAAGTTGGTGGTAGAATGCTGGCTCTTTGTGGTGAAGTGAATCCATCAGGGGATGATGCTTTAGCTAAAGATGGCGAAACCAACAGAACCAATATGCAGATTGTTTGTGCGGATGATTACGATTCCGGTTTGGTTCATGATTTGGAATATCAAAAGTACTTGGCACATTATAGTGAAATCGGGAATCTATATATGCTTGATGACAATGTTAGGGATAGTTCTCCAGTGCGTAATATGTACAATGTCGATCATGAAGTATCTGATAGAAGTAAAAGCAAAGCACTAATAATCAAGAAGAGTAGAGCAGGGAGAAAGGCGAAGTCGCCTATGGTTTCTAGTGTATCTAAGAGGTTGAAGATTGGGAATGGTAGTGCAGATCAGAACTTGATTTCGAGGACTGTCTTAAGGACCCAAGAAACACAACAAATGAAAGGAAATGCTCGACGTGGAAGAAAGAGTTCTGTAGCCAAGGACTGTATCGAATTAAAGCGTACAAGTTATGTCAGAGATACCAAACAAAAGAACGGAGATGCTCGACGTGGAAGGAAGACTTCTTTGGCGAAGAAAGACGTCATATCAAAGCATACGAGAAATGATGAGTCTCAGACGATTTTTAGAGCTTCAAAGAGACTGAAAACTGAAAATGGGAAATCAGATCATAACTGGACTTCAAAGAGTATCCCAGTGGTTAACACCAACGGTACCAAACAAACGAAACGAGAGGCTTTGCGGCGAAGGAAGACCTCTGTGACCAAGCACAATGATGAACCAAAGTTATTTCACATTTTCAAACTTGGCAAGAAGGAAAGTAAAGAGAGCCTATCGTCAATAGAGAAGAGCTATTTATATTACGTAGCTTATCTGAGAAATTCTATTACCATTGTTAAATCTGGTCGACAAGTAAAACCTGTGAAAGATGTAGCGAGTTTGTCAGATCCTGATATTATTGCAGTCAGTGATTACCCCTTTCCGGATGGAGGCAAAACCCCATTCGAGGCAACGAAAGACGGCAAAGTGATAGTATGAATACCTTCATTCTCTTACTGCTATTTTGAAATCTGTCTTTTCTgattctttctaattttctatgctgacatttttcattttgttataATGTTTTCTAAGGATCTTGAAGATGGTGTTGAACTTGAACTTGATGATTTATTCAACTCTTCGTTTAGCAAGAGGCTAATTGAACTTCTCAGAAATCCCTATGATGAAAAAGAGTACTTGCAACTCTATACTGAGGCATCACTCAAGAGACCATTGACTCGGTCTAGACAGTTACGAGATGGAAGAGAGATTGAATATAATGTTGAAGACCAGTTGGCACCGTCATATCTCGAAAAGTATACAGGTACAAACAACTTGTACAATGTGTCTTGTGGATGTGTAGTGTGTTGAACTATCTTCTCAAAGATAAAAATGTTAAGCGAATAGATAAGTAAAACCCTATATAGAAGGCTAGCTTGAGGCTCAGTCAGCTAACTCTAAGTCTCTAGAGGAAAGCTTGCTGAAGGCGTTTTTACATTTATGCAAATCATACATCTTTAATTGGATATTCACACTTGTTGGGATATATGCTTATTATTATAATCTGAGTATTGCTAGAAATGATGCATTCCATTTCATGATACTTTCTTAGCGGAATTTAATTTACCATATCTGTAGTTTTTACCTTTGCTTTCCACTGAACATATACTCGATTGCAACCATATTAAATTTACTTGGGTTTGATTCTGCAGATTTCAACAAGATTTATCATCGTTATCAGAAGGATCTTCCTCGAGCTTTAAACCTGTTGCGcggatttttcttttatttagagGTAGAGTTTTCTGTTTCATTGCTTTTTCTTGGCTTCAACATGTGCAAAGTCATGAGTGTGCATTGGTCTCGTGAAACCCTCTTTGTTACCATAAAATCTTGAATGcaatattttatcaatataacAAAATGAATGTAAGAGTTGTATGCGCCATGGATTAAATGTCTTTTGTGGTTTGCTTCTTTTGCAGAACATAGTTCTTGAAGGTGCATTCAAACCCTGGCTGCATGAAAAACGTTTGACAAGTTTGTGTGTTGATGCTAGAGAATGCATAAATATTGTTGGCAACAAGTAACTCGGCACCACA from Camelina sativa cultivar DH55 chromosome 7, Cs, whole genome shotgun sequence includes the following:
- the LOC104702502 gene encoding uncharacterized protein LOC104702502, coding for MTRNNTRKSALANTIVNKEIIVIESDTDTDTDEVGAGMLALCGVGNAPGDDTLAKNPEKSDVAKTIVKKEIEMESDIDEVGPTMLALCVQMDELGNGSLVKTPENSAVAKTISKENMIEIESDTDTDEVGGRMLAPCGAENASADDVLANNPKTSAVFKTIVTKEIETEPSIDEAGGRSLALGEVNASGDDTLAKNSAVAKAIVNQEVIEIESDTDAGEVGGRMLALCSAEDASGDDVLAKNPKKSEVAKTVVKKEIIEIESATDTDTDEVGGRMLALCGEVNPSGDDALAKDGETNRTNMQIVCADDYDSGLVHDLEYQKYLAHYSEIGNLYMLDDNVRDSSPVRNMYNVDHEVSDRSKSKALIIKKSRAGRKAKSPMVSSVSKRLKIGNGSADQNLISRTVLRTQETQQMKGNARRGRKSSVAKDCIELKRTSYVRDTKQKNGDARRGRKTSLAKKDVISKHTRNDESQTIFRASKRLKTENGKSDHNWTSKSIPVVNTNGTKQTKREALRRRKTSVTKHNDEPKLFHIFKLGKKESKESLSSIEKSYLYYVAYLRNSITIVKSGRQVKPVKDVASLSDPDIIAVSDYPFPDGGKTPFEATKDGKVIDLEDGVELELDDLFNSSFSKRLIELLRNPYDEKEYLQLYTEASLKRPLTRSRQLRDGREIEYNVEDQLAPSYLEKYTDFNKIYHRYQKDLPRALNLLRGFFFYLENIVLEGAFKPWLHEKRLTSLCVDARECINIVGNK